A genomic segment from Candidatus Viadribacter manganicus encodes:
- a CDS encoding DsbA family oxidoreductase, producing MADPLRIDFISDVACPWCVIGLRSLQQALASVGDEVKAEIRFQPFELNPNMPPEGENAGEHVQKKYGSSPERSAAARQMIKESGERLGFTFNYGPDSRIWNTFDAHRLLHWADIEGRQLALKEALFKLNFTDQRSTSDHAALLDAVREAGLNIARAGEILATDEFADEVRHDEDQWRANGIQAVPSVIFDNRWLIQGGQPPEVFVQAIRDIVSGQAKEA from the coding sequence ATGGCCGACCCGCTTCGCATCGATTTCATTTCTGACGTTGCCTGCCCATGGTGCGTGATTGGTTTGCGGTCATTGCAGCAAGCGCTGGCTTCCGTAGGCGATGAAGTGAAGGCTGAGATTCGCTTTCAGCCGTTTGAACTCAACCCGAACATGCCGCCGGAAGGCGAGAACGCCGGCGAGCATGTGCAGAAGAAGTATGGCTCTTCGCCTGAGCGATCGGCGGCGGCGCGGCAGATGATCAAGGAAAGCGGCGAGCGCCTTGGCTTTACGTTCAATTACGGTCCCGATAGCCGTATTTGGAATACGTTTGACGCGCATCGTCTGCTGCATTGGGCTGACATCGAGGGCAGGCAGCTTGCGTTGAAGGAAGCGCTCTTCAAACTCAACTTCACTGACCAGCGTTCAACCAGTGATCATGCGGCGCTTCTGGACGCCGTGCGTGAGGCAGGGCTCAACATCGCGCGCGCGGGTGAAATCCTGGCGACCGATGAGTTCGCTGATGAAGTTCGTCACGATGAGGATCAGTGGCGCGCGAACGGCATTCAGGCAGTGCCGTCGGTGATCTTTGACAATCGCTGGCTGATCCAAGGTGGTCAGCCGCCAGAAGTTTTCGTGCAAGCGATCCGCGACATTGTCAGCGGGCAAGCGAAAGAAGCTTAG
- the aguB gene encoding N-carbamoylputrescine amidase codes for MAKTIKVAAIQTSYGEDLKANIEKTERFVREAASKGAEVILPSELFQGPYFCTTQEEKWFGAAHEAKTHPCVLAMAPLAKELGVVIPVSIYERDGPQYYNSVVIVDAGGKQLGVYRKSHIPDGPGYQEKYYFRPGDTGFKVWDTAFGRIGVGICWDQWFPEAARAMAIQGAQVLFYPTAIGSEPHDSSLDTRDPWQRAMQGHAVSNVIPVVASNRIGTEASGQKFYGSSFIADHRGDLVQKFERTEEGVLVHEFDLDFLDRHRAAWGFFRDRRTEFYR; via the coding sequence ATGGCAAAGACGATCAAAGTCGCCGCGATCCAGACATCGTACGGCGAAGACCTGAAAGCCAACATCGAGAAGACCGAGCGCTTTGTTCGCGAAGCGGCGAGCAAGGGCGCGGAGGTCATTCTTCCGTCGGAGCTGTTTCAGGGCCCGTACTTTTGCACGACCCAGGAGGAGAAGTGGTTCGGCGCTGCGCATGAGGCCAAAACTCATCCGTGCGTTCTGGCGATGGCGCCTTTGGCGAAGGAGCTTGGCGTCGTCATCCCGGTTTCAATCTATGAGCGCGATGGGCCGCAGTACTACAACTCAGTCGTCATCGTGGATGCGGGCGGCAAGCAGCTCGGCGTCTATCGCAAGAGCCACATTCCCGATGGCCCCGGCTATCAGGAGAAGTATTACTTTCGACCCGGCGATACAGGTTTCAAAGTTTGGGACACGGCGTTCGGGCGCATCGGCGTCGGCATCTGCTGGGACCAGTGGTTCCCTGAAGCTGCACGCGCGATGGCGATCCAAGGCGCGCAAGTTCTGTTCTACCCAACGGCAATCGGCAGTGAGCCGCACGACAGTTCGCTCGACACGCGCGATCCGTGGCAGCGCGCCATGCAGGGTCATGCCGTATCGAACGTGATTCCGGTCGTAGCGAGCAATCGCATTGGCACTGAAGCCAGCGGCCAGAAATTCTATGGCTCAAGCTTCATCGCCGACCATCGTGGAGATCTGGTGCAGAAGTTCGAGCGCACGGAAGAGGGTGTCCTTGTGCACGAGTTCGATCTCGACTTCCTCGATCGGCACCGCGCCGCGTGGGGCTTTTTCCGTGACCGGCGCACGGAGTTTTATCGCTAA
- a CDS encoding agmatine deiminase family protein produces MTTIPAEWRPHKAIWTGWPSAADLWGEDLDPARAEVATMIRALWDSGNGDKVRVLAHGREAEASAKLALGQAAEVLPGAFGDIWFRDTGPIFDASGVAHGFQFNGWGGKYQLPHDDEVGARIALLAKADYRRHDFILEGGAIEMDGEGTLLTTRQCLLNPNRNAHWTEEGAEVALKRALGVEKILWLDEGLLNDHTDGHIDNLARFVAPGKVVCQSPANRDDPNHDVLEEIALSLGAMRDAKGRKLEVIRIPSVGLVEDEDGDAVPASHMNFLIGNSTVVVPIYSGSGDDAVNALAPLFPGRKVIGLSSHAILTGGGSFHCITQQEPA; encoded by the coding sequence ATGACGACGATCCCCGCTGAATGGCGCCCTCACAAGGCGATCTGGACTGGCTGGCCTTCGGCTGCCGACCTTTGGGGCGAGGATTTGGATCCGGCGCGCGCCGAGGTGGCAACCATGATCCGAGCGCTCTGGGATAGCGGCAATGGTGACAAGGTGCGTGTGTTGGCGCACGGGCGAGAGGCGGAAGCCTCCGCGAAGCTTGCGCTTGGGCAAGCGGCCGAAGTGCTGCCTGGCGCGTTCGGCGATATCTGGTTCCGCGATACCGGGCCGATCTTCGATGCGAGCGGCGTGGCGCATGGGTTCCAGTTCAATGGCTGGGGCGGCAAGTACCAGCTGCCGCACGACGATGAGGTTGGCGCCCGCATCGCGCTGCTCGCGAAGGCCGACTATCGCCGGCATGATTTCATCCTGGAGGGTGGCGCCATCGAGATGGACGGCGAAGGCACCTTGCTTACGACCCGCCAATGCCTGCTCAATCCGAACCGCAATGCGCACTGGACCGAAGAGGGTGCGGAAGTTGCGCTGAAGCGCGCGCTCGGCGTTGAGAAAATTCTGTGGCTCGACGAGGGCCTGCTCAACGATCACACCGATGGGCACATCGACAATCTCGCTCGTTTCGTTGCACCGGGCAAAGTCGTGTGCCAGTCGCCGGCAAATCGTGACGATCCCAACCACGACGTTTTGGAGGAGATTGCACTTTCGCTCGGCGCCATGCGCGACGCGAAGGGCCGCAAGCTTGAAGTGATCCGTATTCCGTCCGTCGGCTTGGTCGAGGACGAAGATGGCGACGCCGTGCCTGCGAGCCATATGAATTTTCTGATTGGAAATTCGACCGTGGTGGTGCCGATCTATTCTGGCAGCGGCGATGACGCCGTGAACGCGCTCGCGCCGCTCTTCCCGGGTCGCAAGGTCATCGGGCTTTCGTCGCACGCTATCTTGACTGGTGGAGGCTCGTTCCATTGCATCACTCAGCAGGAGCCGGCGTGA